One segment of Leptospirillum ferrooxidans C2-3 DNA contains the following:
- a CDS encoding TolC family protein, whose amino-acid sequence MPTFLKTLRSVLIFLPLFMILFSGESYAASAETEVGQNPSPKIAEEQSAHSPVARRLTVAQAVDIALRKNPDILAYKASWKSTKKLEVTALAPADPQIQYLFGAGEQGNGPNGQGLPYQSGNNWAITQSVLFPGKSEIGYQINKDNTETSYLAYRAQRVSLRNQTEMACYQLLLAQKALSLNLEMQNWLARVLDITRTKLSVGSAQILDVVNAKVQLSQAKLDQLTAEMSEMIARRQLNALLAYSPDTPIEIDSPEAPVAFSRPLPGLEVQALKNRPDLLSSETNLELNRHQLTLTKMGYLPDFQFEGSMGGESCYGFSGLNCYYAGLQVNVPIFAMMKQKPQVDSASDQVRSANFQYQWQVMQVRLNVDNSYSQVVLGYRQYEISDREIIPQTRLAFDLALTGYENQKNDFLYLISAIQAYKQARYAGYQNLIGYYQALSNLEAAVGESLPELNGGVVGAEGREEVK is encoded by the coding sequence ACTTTTTTAAAAACGCTTCGATCTGTTCTGATCTTTTTGCCTCTATTCATGATCCTTTTCTCTGGGGAGTCTTATGCGGCATCTGCCGAAACGGAAGTGGGGCAGAATCCCAGTCCCAAAATCGCAGAAGAGCAAAGCGCTCATTCTCCGGTGGCACGAAGGCTGACGGTCGCTCAGGCAGTGGATATCGCCCTGCGGAAAAACCCGGATATCTTGGCCTACAAGGCGTCCTGGAAATCGACCAAAAAACTCGAGGTAACAGCCCTGGCTCCTGCCGATCCACAGATCCAGTACCTGTTTGGAGCAGGAGAACAGGGGAATGGCCCCAACGGTCAGGGGCTTCCTTATCAGTCCGGGAATAACTGGGCGATCACCCAGAGTGTCCTGTTTCCCGGAAAGTCGGAGATCGGATACCAGATCAACAAGGACAATACGGAGACATCCTACCTGGCATACAGGGCCCAAAGAGTCTCTCTCCGGAACCAGACGGAAATGGCTTGCTACCAGTTGCTTCTGGCCCAGAAAGCTCTTTCCTTGAACCTTGAAATGCAAAATTGGCTGGCGAGGGTTCTGGACATCACAAGAACCAAGCTGTCTGTGGGATCGGCCCAGATCCTTGATGTGGTCAATGCGAAGGTCCAGCTGTCACAGGCCAAGCTGGACCAGCTTACAGCCGAGATGTCGGAGATGATTGCAAGACGCCAGCTGAATGCCCTTTTGGCTTACTCTCCAGACACTCCGATCGAGATCGATTCTCCGGAAGCACCTGTAGCGTTTTCCAGACCTCTTCCCGGACTTGAAGTCCAGGCACTGAAAAATCGTCCGGATCTCCTGTCCAGTGAGACCAACCTCGAGTTGAATCGCCATCAGCTGACCCTGACAAAGATGGGTTACCTTCCGGATTTCCAGTTTGAGGGGTCGATGGGTGGGGAGTCCTGTTATGGATTTTCCGGTCTGAACTGTTATTACGCTGGTCTTCAGGTCAATGTGCCAATCTTCGCCATGATGAAGCAAAAGCCACAGGTCGATTCGGCATCAGATCAGGTCAGGTCTGCAAATTTTCAATATCAGTGGCAGGTGATGCAAGTTCGGCTCAATGTGGATAACTCCTATTCACAGGTTGTTCTGGGATATCGGCAGTATGAAATCAGCGATCGTGAAATCATTCCACAGACACGACTGGCCTTTGATCTGGCTTTGACGGGTTATGAAAACCAGAAAAACGATTTTTTATACCTGATCAGCGCAATACAGGCCTACAAGCAGGCCCGTTATGCCGGGTATCAAAATCTGATCGGATATTACCAGGCCCTTTCAAATCTTGAAGCGGCGGTTGGAGAATCTCTCCCTGAACTGAACGGGGGAGTTGTCGGGGCGGAAGGTCGGGAAGAGGTGAAGTGA
- a CDS encoding efflux RND transporter periplasmic adaptor subunit: MNFGGFLALGFLMMSLFVPGGWIHPHPVFASPPDSIPLTLTPEQIKAGWVKTEVAVPRRISRTIRRTGTINFDEGKVSVISARVAAREVKILAFEGQRVSKNDDLAKVYSPDFVTAEVEYLNAFRVAKTSQDASEAKSYIQAVAKKLLLMGASEKDLTRLSKTGKIDPYLTIHSPRAGTILNSQLREGLFMNPGDQLLTIADLSKLWVYMDIFEGDLPLVRQGQKINVHTVAYPEMSFAGKIIYLGGMVDPATRTFHVRGEISNPDNLLKPGMFASVIISLDRPTGEIALPDASFIRDDQGYHVFVETAPGTFVTREVSAGDESDGEMTVFSGVSSGEAVATSGAILLENIRQDLQNRGVLPQPRKRQVR; encoded by the coding sequence ATGAACTTTGGAGGTTTTTTGGCGTTGGGGTTTTTGATGATGTCACTGTTTGTCCCGGGTGGATGGATCCATCCCCATCCTGTTTTTGCATCACCACCGGACTCCATTCCCCTGACATTGACCCCCGAGCAGATCAAGGCGGGTTGGGTCAAGACGGAAGTTGCCGTTCCCCGAAGAATTTCCCGAACGATCCGGAGAACCGGAACGATCAACTTTGACGAAGGAAAGGTTTCCGTCATTTCTGCCAGAGTGGCTGCGAGAGAAGTAAAAATCTTGGCCTTTGAGGGGCAACGGGTTTCAAAAAACGATGATTTGGCTAAAGTCTATAGTCCTGACTTTGTAACGGCTGAGGTGGAGTACCTGAATGCTTTCAGGGTGGCGAAGACATCCCAGGACGCGTCGGAAGCCAAGTCCTATATCCAGGCGGTGGCAAAGAAGCTTTTGCTGATGGGGGCTTCCGAAAAGGACCTGACAAGACTTTCCAAAACGGGAAAGATTGATCCTTACCTGACGATTCATTCTCCCAGGGCAGGAACAATCCTCAACTCCCAGCTGAGAGAAGGTCTCTTCATGAATCCGGGGGATCAGCTTCTGACCATTGCGGACCTGTCCAAGCTTTGGGTCTATATGGATATTTTTGAAGGGGATCTGCCTCTTGTCCGCCAGGGGCAAAAAATCAATGTGCATACAGTGGCCTATCCCGAAATGAGCTTTGCAGGGAAGATCATTTATCTGGGCGGGATGGTCGATCCGGCAACAAGAACATTTCATGTCAGGGGGGAAATTTCAAATCCCGATAATTTGCTGAAGCCGGGGATGTTTGCCTCGGTTATCATCAGTCTTGACCGGCCAACGGGAGAAATTGCGCTTCCTGATGCGTCCTTTATCAGGGACGATCAGGGATACCATGTATTTGTTGAAACGGCACCTGGAACGTTTGTGACTCGGGAGGTCTCTGCCGGTGATGAGTCGGACGGGGAAATGACGGTTTTTTCAGGAGTCTCTTCCGGGGAAGCGGTTGCGACATCTGGTGCGATCCTTCTTGAAAATATTCGTCAGGACCTACAGAACCGCGGGGTGCTGCCCCAACCACGAAAGCGACAGGTCCGTTAA
- a CDS encoding efflux RND transporter permease subunit yields the protein MRTLLKLALRERVFVYLLSVVVVVLGVVSYQNLQIEPYPDVSPLMVRVLTQWPGRGAEEVERQITLPIEIAINGTPGMKAQRSISMYGLSVVMAIFSDGVNDFEARHRIYNRTAQANLPAGIVPVLDINTPATGEIYRYTLSGAPLDELKTLDDWVLERRFKEIPGVADESGMGGWIRQYQILVDMSRLRDYNLTLSQVMNAVSAANNNVGAYVLNFGETAQVVRGIGLLRNRDDIGKIMVAEVKGTPVLIRDIATVQIGPQPRLGRVGRNLNNDTVEGVVLLLRGANTRHVLERVHKKVAEIRAHDLPKGVRINTFYDRTELMGWTLHTVLENLSLGITLVLLTLYVFLGNLRSALIVAITIPVALLAAFSLMKLKGISANLLSLGAIDFGILVDASVIVVENIYRHLMERPSGDKTDTRSIVFSAVTEVQGATVFSTMIVFAAYVPLLFMKGVEGKIFTPMAYTMGGGLLAAVILSMTLSPAISSSALSNVAPHEDTLLMRLVKRSYRFLLSWVLAHKAVTLSLAGGFLILTLLIILPRLGTEFLPKLEENNLYIRATYPVSVSLPYGAKMTDGIRRMILETPEIKVVTSEEGRPDDAYDVGGFWNAEFAVFFKPEKQWRPGVTKAMIQKEILTKLHGIPGVTFNVSQYIEDNVEEAVSGVKGQNSLKIFGPDPKELERLAQKTVSLLASVKGMTDLGIFRIRGGQELLIRVDPSACARYGVHAQDVENVIQTAVGGVAVTQILKEEERFDVTIRLAGKYRKDIKAIRSILVDTPDGSHIPLSQLSTIEVKNGNSYIFREQNSRYIPVKFSVRHRDIGSAVDEAKSLISKNVPMPTGYRIQWYGEYREMKEAQSRLLVLAPIAVAIMFLLLYWSYQSVGYALVQLLSVPFALTGGVWALYLTGHHLSISAAIGFLSLFGIAIQDGMILINFVTRLRQEGMGMAEAITRGGELRVRPVLMTALLAGLGLLPAALSTGIGNQAQKPLAIVIVGGVVTAILFTLLVLPVVYSLTGKLPQAPKGFTGDEIS from the coding sequence ATGAGAACACTTCTGAAACTGGCTCTCAGGGAGAGGGTTTTTGTTTATCTGTTGAGCGTTGTGGTTGTTGTTCTGGGTGTCGTTTCCTATCAGAACCTCCAAATCGAGCCATATCCGGATGTTTCTCCCCTTATGGTAAGGGTTTTGACCCAGTGGCCCGGTCGTGGTGCGGAAGAAGTGGAAAGACAGATCACCCTGCCCATTGAGATTGCGATTAACGGCACTCCTGGCATGAAGGCACAGCGATCCATCTCCATGTACGGGCTTTCCGTCGTGATGGCCATCTTTTCGGATGGAGTGAATGATTTTGAGGCCAGGCACCGCATTTATAACCGGACGGCTCAGGCCAATCTTCCTGCCGGTATCGTTCCGGTGCTGGATATCAATACACCCGCAACCGGTGAGATCTATCGATACACCCTTTCGGGAGCGCCACTCGATGAGCTGAAAACTCTGGATGACTGGGTTCTTGAACGGCGTTTCAAGGAAATCCCCGGAGTGGCTGACGAATCGGGAATGGGCGGATGGATCAGACAGTATCAGATCCTGGTGGATATGAGCCGACTCAGAGATTACAACCTGACTCTCTCCCAGGTGATGAATGCTGTGTCTGCAGCGAACAACAATGTTGGGGCGTATGTCCTGAACTTTGGTGAAACGGCCCAGGTGGTCAGGGGTATCGGACTTTTGCGCAATCGTGATGATATTGGCAAGATCATGGTTGCGGAGGTCAAGGGAACGCCCGTTTTGATCAGGGATATTGCAACCGTTCAGATCGGCCCCCAGCCCAGGCTTGGCAGGGTGGGAAGAAATTTGAACAACGATACGGTCGAAGGGGTTGTCCTTTTATTGCGCGGTGCAAATACCCGTCATGTTCTGGAGCGAGTTCACAAAAAGGTGGCGGAAATCCGGGCCCATGACCTGCCAAAAGGGGTCAGGATCAATACCTTCTACGACAGAACGGAATTGATGGGATGGACTCTTCATACCGTTCTGGAGAATCTGTCTCTGGGTATTACTCTGGTTCTTTTGACATTGTACGTTTTTTTGGGAAATTTGAGGTCTGCCCTGATTGTCGCCATTACGATTCCGGTTGCCCTTCTTGCAGCGTTCTCCCTCATGAAGCTCAAAGGCATATCTGCCAATCTCCTGTCATTGGGAGCGATCGATTTCGGTATTTTGGTGGATGCTTCGGTCATCGTTGTGGAAAATATTTACCGGCATCTGATGGAACGTCCATCTGGTGATAAAACGGACACCCGGTCGATTGTTTTTTCAGCAGTGACGGAAGTGCAGGGAGCGACGGTCTTTTCCACGATGATTGTATTTGCGGCCTATGTTCCCCTTTTGTTTATGAAGGGGGTTGAAGGAAAGATCTTTACCCCCATGGCCTATACCATGGGGGGAGGTCTTCTGGCGGCAGTGATCTTGTCGATGACCCTGTCTCCCGCAATTTCATCGTCAGCTCTTTCCAATGTTGCTCCCCATGAAGATACATTGCTGATGCGTCTTGTAAAGAGATCCTACCGGTTTCTCCTATCATGGGTTCTGGCGCACAAGGCTGTAACACTGTCTCTGGCCGGAGGCTTCTTGATCTTGACGTTATTGATCATTCTTCCGAGGCTTGGAACGGAGTTTCTTCCTAAACTAGAGGAAAACAACCTTTATATCCGGGCAACCTATCCCGTATCGGTCAGTCTTCCCTACGGGGCAAAAATGACGGATGGCATCAGGAGAATGATTCTGGAGACTCCGGAGATCAAGGTTGTGACTTCTGAGGAAGGACGTCCGGATGATGCTTATGATGTCGGAGGGTTCTGGAACGCAGAGTTTGCCGTGTTTTTCAAACCCGAGAAACAATGGCGTCCCGGCGTGACCAAAGCGATGATCCAGAAGGAAATCCTGACAAAGCTTCACGGAATTCCGGGAGTGACGTTTAATGTGTCCCAGTATATTGAAGACAATGTGGAAGAGGCTGTCTCAGGGGTCAAGGGGCAGAACAGCCTGAAAATTTTTGGTCCGGATCCGAAGGAGCTTGAGCGACTTGCCCAGAAGACCGTTTCTCTCCTGGCTTCCGTCAAGGGAATGACCGATCTGGGGATTTTCAGGATTCGAGGGGGTCAGGAGCTTCTCATTCGTGTCGATCCCTCCGCCTGTGCCCGTTATGGAGTTCATGCCCAGGATGTGGAGAATGTCATCCAGACCGCTGTGGGTGGAGTCGCTGTGACCCAGATCCTGAAAGAAGAGGAGCGTTTTGACGTGACAATCCGGCTTGCCGGAAAATACCGAAAGGATATCAAGGCCATCCGATCCATTTTGGTGGATACTCCGGACGGGTCACATATTCCTCTCTCCCAGCTGTCGACGATTGAGGTCAAGAACGGAAACTCCTATATCTTCCGGGAGCAGAATTCCCGCTATATCCCTGTGAAGTTTTCGGTGAGACATCGGGATATCGGTAGCGCGGTCGATGAAGCCAAGAGCCTCATTTCAAAAAATGTTCCAATGCCAACCGGTTACAGGATCCAGTGGTACGGGGAATACAGGGAGATGAAGGAAGCCCAGTCGCGTCTTCTTGTTCTGGCTCCCATTGCTGTTGCGATCATGTTTTTGCTCTTGTATTGGTCCTATCAATCTGTCGGGTATGCTCTTGTACAGCTTCTCTCTGTGCCATTTGCCCTTACCGGAGGGGTCTGGGCCCTGTACCTGACGGGACATCATCTCTCCATTTCTGCTGCAATCGGATTCCTGTCGCTTTTTGGCATTGCGATCCAGGATGGCATGATCCTGATCAATTTTGTAACAAGACTGAGGCAGGAAGGAATGGGAATGGCCGAAGCCATTACAAGGGGCGGGGAGCTTAGAGTCCGGCCCGTCCTGATGACAGCGCTTCTTGCGGGTCTTGGACTTCTTCCGGCAGCCCTTTCAACCGGAATCGGCAATCAGGCTCAAAAACCTCTTGCGATCGTTATTGTGGGAGGAGTCGTGACAGCCATTCTCTTTACCCTTCTTGTACTGCCTGTGGTGTATTCCCTGACAGGGAAGCTGCCACAGGCTCCGAAGGGCTTTACCGGCGATGAGATCTCCTGA
- a CDS encoding DODA-type extradiol aromatic ring-opening family dioxygenase → MQKNAGFVSHGAPDIILGTDRALHSWQTYLKPEKNYRAIAVISAHWMEKELTISGNPHPKTIHDFGGFPEELYQMRYPAPGSPSVAMNLNENLSKSGWISKMENNRGLDHGVWIPLMTMSPDSQIPVVPISLSREMGTGEMFQFGRDLHDIAGNDLFFLASGGITHNLFEARVTTGGNARWAEEFDDWTVKTVQAGNWDDLIHYRTAAPYGSRNHPTEEHFLPLLAFAGWASRSLECSPERKISVPNRDISYHCISMTGFLLESTQ, encoded by the coding sequence TTGCAAAAAAATGCTGGATTTGTTAGCCATGGAGCGCCGGATATCATTCTCGGAACCGACAGGGCCTTGCATTCCTGGCAAACTTACCTGAAACCCGAAAAGAACTACAGGGCCATTGCCGTCATCTCCGCCCATTGGATGGAAAAAGAACTCACCATTTCAGGCAATCCCCACCCAAAAACCATTCACGACTTTGGAGGTTTCCCGGAAGAGCTCTATCAAATGCGCTACCCAGCACCCGGATCCCCTTCGGTTGCCATGAACTTGAACGAAAATCTGTCCAAATCCGGATGGATATCCAAAATGGAGAACAATAGGGGGTTAGACCATGGAGTCTGGATTCCCCTCATGACAATGAGCCCGGACTCTCAAATCCCGGTTGTTCCCATCTCCCTTTCACGAGAGATGGGAACAGGGGAGATGTTTCAGTTTGGACGGGACCTTCATGATATCGCTGGGAACGATCTCTTTTTTCTGGCGAGCGGAGGAATCACCCACAATCTTTTTGAGGCAAGGGTCACCACCGGAGGAAACGCCCGGTGGGCTGAAGAATTTGATGACTGGACTGTCAAGACCGTTCAGGCCGGAAACTGGGATGACTTGATCCATTACAGGACCGCCGCTCCATACGGAAGCAGGAACCACCCCACTGAAGAGCATTTTCTTCCGCTTTTGGCTTTTGCCGGATGGGCAAGCCGTTCACTGGAATGCTCCCCGGAAAGAAAGATCTCCGTCCCCAACAGGGATATCTCCTACCATTGCATTTCCATGACAGGCTTTCTCCTGGAATCCACACAGTAG
- a CDS encoding TraR/DksA C4-type zinc finger protein, which produces MDEFSSGSSGQDSPPQPSSGRDFSRIERLLLDQRDQILKEAGRVVGIGVANVAGLTPDPTDMATREEHEAFSLRLKEREKNLLRKIDLAIERIKEGDFGICEECGEPIEEKRLMARPVTTLCIDCKTLQEIQENAKRPS; this is translated from the coding sequence ATGGACGAGTTTTCCTCTGGCAGTTCAGGTCAGGATTCTCCACCACAGCCAAGTAGTGGTCGGGACTTTTCTCGCATAGAAAGGCTTTTGCTGGATCAGCGGGATCAAATCCTGAAAGAGGCGGGAAGGGTTGTTGGTATCGGTGTCGCCAATGTTGCCGGTTTGACTCCTGATCCCACAGATATGGCTACAAGAGAAGAGCATGAGGCGTTTTCTCTCCGTCTGAAGGAGAGGGAGAAGAACCTTCTCCGGAAGATTGATCTCGCTATCGAAAGGATCAAGGAAGGTGATTTTGGCATATGCGAAGAGTGTGGCGAACCAATTGAAGAAAAACGTCTGATGGCCAGACCAGTCACAACACTTTGTATTGATTGCAAAACACTTCAGGAGATTCAGGAAAACGCAAAACGTCCTTCCTGA
- a CDS encoding SDR family NAD(P)-dependent oxidoreductase produces MNKIVWVTGTSNGLGKALASELLQCGFDVLGFVRSSAPATDLPANGFRYEQIVLDLSDLSACRKFLREDPWADMIPWLVIHNASILPSRNPLWEEPWEDIERAFAVNVEAPLLFSSHLMARQIVSNPGGGHLFLSSGVGRRVRSGWGSYGISKLCIEALSQTLASDLPEPFFAATLNPGKMRTKMRQFAYPLEDPGSLPSPSRIAFDIARFVRYLSWTGGREFNGSVLEMEDIVKWTPSGRGHDGLV; encoded by the coding sequence ATGAACAAAATCGTGTGGGTAACGGGGACGTCAAACGGTTTGGGGAAAGCCCTTGCATCAGAACTTCTTCAGTGCGGGTTTGATGTGCTGGGTTTTGTCCGTTCTTCTGCTCCGGCCACTGATTTGCCCGCTAACGGGTTTCGCTATGAGCAAATTGTTCTGGATCTTTCGGATCTTTCCGCTTGCCGGAAATTCCTCCGGGAAGATCCTTGGGCAGATATGATTCCATGGCTTGTCATCCACAATGCTTCGATACTCCCTTCGAGAAATCCTTTATGGGAAGAGCCTTGGGAAGATATTGAAAGGGCTTTTGCTGTCAATGTCGAAGCTCCCCTCCTGTTTTCAAGCCATCTGATGGCCCGGCAGATCGTATCAAACCCTGGTGGTGGCCATCTTTTTCTTTCCTCCGGAGTCGGCCGAAGGGTTCGTTCCGGTTGGGGGAGCTACGGCATTTCCAAGCTTTGTATCGAAGCGCTTTCCCAAACGCTGGCTTCGGATCTGCCAGAGCCTTTTTTTGCTGCAACCCTGAATCCCGGTAAAATGAGAACAAAGATGAGGCAATTCGCCTATCCTCTCGAGGATCCCGGCAGCTTGCCTTCCCCTTCGCGGATTGCTTTTGATATCGCCCGATTTGTAAGGTATCTGTCTTGGACCGGTGGACGGGAGTTCAATGGCTCGGTCCTTGAGATGGAGGATATCGTGAAATGGACACCATCGGGGAGAGGTCATGATGGACTGGTGTGA
- the dapF gene encoding diaminopimelate epimerase, giving the protein MALEQDFIKSHGLGNDYIVMTAPPPGLSWSPEIIRLICDRNYGVGSDGILLLTRDHEPFGLRIFNPDGSEAEKSGNGLRIFAKFLYEYGYAKKESFEIETLGGMVSAKVTLGEDRLVKRVLVDMGNYTLDPDKVGVKGALSPHIEGEIDLAPNLRLKGTAVSVGNPHFVFFVDKIDEDWIKKWGSAIENNALFPRRINTQMVKVTGEDRIEIRIWERGAGYTLASGSSSCAAAAVSVHLGKVKSPVRVSMPGGELTIDVSKTGEIRMEGPVASVMSGRFTSEFLSELKHIAG; this is encoded by the coding sequence ATGGCTTTGGAACAGGATTTTATCAAGTCGCATGGATTGGGAAATGATTATATTGTCATGACGGCTCCACCTCCCGGTCTTTCGTGGTCTCCTGAAATCATTCGACTGATCTGTGACCGGAATTATGGTGTGGGTTCTGATGGAATATTGCTTTTAACCAGGGATCATGAGCCTTTTGGCCTCCGTATTTTTAACCCGGATGGCAGCGAAGCGGAGAAAAGCGGAAATGGGCTAAGGATCTTTGCGAAGTTCCTGTATGAATACGGTTATGCAAAAAAAGAATCTTTCGAGATCGAAACCTTGGGAGGAATGGTTTCTGCCAAGGTGACATTGGGAGAGGATCGACTGGTGAAAAGAGTTCTTGTGGATATGGGAAACTATACGCTGGATCCGGATAAGGTTGGTGTCAAAGGTGCATTGTCTCCTCATATTGAAGGAGAAATTGATCTTGCACCGAACTTGAGGCTCAAGGGGACGGCTGTTTCGGTCGGGAATCCTCATTTTGTCTTTTTTGTGGACAAGATCGATGAAGACTGGATCAAAAAATGGGGGTCGGCGATTGAAAATAATGCTCTTTTTCCTCGTCGAATCAATACACAGATGGTTAAAGTGACAGGCGAGGATCGGATTGAAATCCGTATTTGGGAAAGGGGAGCCGGTTATACTCTGGCTTCCGGGTCTTCTTCTTGCGCTGCTGCAGCTGTTTCGGTTCACCTTGGCAAAGTCAAAAGCCCTGTTCGTGTATCAATGCCAGGGGGGGAATTGACGATTGATGTTTCGAAAACCGGAGAAATCCGGATGGAAGGCCCCGTTGCTTCCGTCATGAGCGGCCGATTTACTTCCGAGTTTTTATCAGAACTGAAACATATTGCGGGTTAA
- a CDS encoding nucleotidyl cyclase domain-containing protein yields MSILLGHSSIRPMTSVLQKVNQICEKEMIGFALLSKKGFLRAADSLFLSFLDKKIISVGTIPQADIEKTFLTKILPANASQINTWIRGNTPASGGLWQTSVPFGEASLELFRAAITDSDEEAVLFFRVANHSASLDNSLSRIFTELSEEMASILLDSLDHEKILETLADPFWEESNLPEPPKIFLWTTSKWQKNSSLIQVSTRTSADHQMPITTAISAIIPEQVIQSISIPVSRSFFIKEADPESIHMIIPLFRETSHLGWMLQKLTSQEQKETSNTQHIQQKANDLTRKIFRNREELRLISPLNRDPDSALLSRRGLIDGLADLIEMASLRHQGVGVIGITLTEARGVFPLVEHLELFTRYSDLLGRMSPMEFLVFLPDTSRLGTEKALARMKTALLAEVAGNSSLLAKFTSCHAPEDGASPLKLLRAAFQESPQTRMDIRAKNPFG; encoded by the coding sequence ATGTCGATTCTACTGGGCCATTCTTCTATCCGCCCCATGACAAGCGTCCTGCAAAAGGTCAACCAGATTTGTGAAAAAGAAATGATCGGGTTTGCCCTTCTTTCCAAAAAGGGATTCTTACGGGCTGCCGACAGTTTGTTTCTTTCTTTCCTGGACAAAAAAATCATTTCCGTCGGAACGATCCCACAAGCGGACATTGAAAAAACATTTCTGACCAAAATACTCCCGGCGAATGCCAGCCAGATCAACACCTGGATTCGGGGAAATACTCCGGCTTCCGGTGGGCTCTGGCAGACATCCGTTCCTTTCGGCGAAGCGTCTTTGGAACTTTTTCGTGCCGCCATCACTGACTCCGATGAGGAAGCGGTCCTTTTTTTTAGAGTAGCAAACCATTCAGCATCTCTCGACAACTCCTTATCCCGAATCTTTACAGAACTATCCGAGGAAATGGCATCCATTCTTCTTGACTCGCTTGATCATGAGAAGATTCTGGAAACGCTTGCCGATCCATTCTGGGAAGAATCCAATCTGCCAGAACCGCCAAAAATATTCCTGTGGACCACCTCAAAATGGCAGAAGAACTCTTCGCTGATCCAAGTCTCGACAAGAACTTCGGCCGATCATCAGATGCCGATTACCACAGCCATCTCAGCCATTATCCCTGAACAGGTCATCCAGTCCATATCCATTCCTGTCTCCCGGTCATTCTTTATCAAGGAAGCCGACCCGGAAAGCATTCATATGATTATTCCCCTTTTCCGGGAAACATCTCATCTGGGTTGGATGCTCCAAAAATTGACCTCTCAAGAACAGAAAGAAACAAGCAATACCCAACATATCCAGCAAAAAGCCAATGACCTGACAAGAAAAATTTTCAGGAACAGGGAAGAGCTCCGGTTGATCAGCCCGCTGAATCGTGATCCTGACTCAGCCCTTCTGTCCAGAAGAGGATTGATCGACGGACTTGCCGACCTGATTGAAATGGCCTCACTGAGACATCAGGGAGTGGGCGTCATAGGCATCACTCTTACAGAAGCGAGAGGAGTCTTCCCATTGGTTGAACACCTGGAGCTATTTACCAGGTACTCCGACCTTTTGGGAAGAATGTCTCCCATGGAATTTCTGGTTTTCCTTCCGGACACATCAAGACTGGGAACAGAAAAAGCACTCGCCAGAATGAAAACGGCACTTTTGGCAGAAGTGGCCGGGAATAGCAGTCTACTGGCAAAATTCACATCTTGTCATGCTCCGGAAGATGGAGCATCACCACTCAAGCTTCTGAGGGCCGCCTTTCAGGAAAGCCCCCAGACAAGAATGGACATCCGAGCGAAGAATCCATTTGGATAA
- a CDS encoding class I SAM-dependent methyltransferase has translation MINENPYDRQRFFFQQAYDSGKTGWPKVGASKVVGIAGEMGLLKTGMRFLEIGCGQGRNLLPPLSSGCHTVGLDSVMAPLIGVRRDPAFSGVSLVNGELFSLPFRRGSFDVVLDFGVLHHMRLEQRKKYPEWIGEILKPSGVFLLGAFSELFQHYPGEKRKRNWIFHRDHYDVFFDQDDFSRVMGPNWKLLHQSEETAGGDLYHYRLGVFTRSESQSYQEF, from the coding sequence TTGATAAATGAGAATCCGTATGACAGGCAACGGTTTTTCTTTCAACAGGCCTATGATTCGGGAAAGACCGGATGGCCGAAGGTTGGGGCCTCAAAAGTGGTGGGTATTGCGGGTGAAATGGGGCTTTTAAAAACGGGAATGAGGTTTCTTGAGATAGGCTGTGGTCAGGGTCGAAACCTTCTTCCTCCGCTTTCTTCAGGCTGCCACACCGTTGGCCTTGATTCTGTAATGGCTCCCCTGATCGGAGTCAGGCGTGATCCCGCTTTTTCGGGAGTATCGCTGGTCAATGGAGAGCTCTTTAGTCTTCCATTTCGTCGTGGGAGCTTTGATGTTGTTCTGGATTTCGGAGTTCTGCACCACATGCGGCTTGAGCAACGGAAAAAATATCCCGAATGGATTGGTGAGATCCTCAAGCCATCAGGAGTTTTTCTTTTGGGAGCTTTTTCCGAGCTTTTCCAACACTATCCGGGAGAAAAGAGAAAGCGGAACTGGATTTTCCATCGGGATCATTATGATGTGTTTTTTGATCAGGATGACTTTTCTAGGGTTATGGGGCCAAACTGGAAACTGTTACATCAGTCGGAAGAAACAGCTGGTGGTGATCTTTATCATTATAGACTCGGTGTGTTTACTCGTTCGGAGAGTCAGTCCTATCAGGAATTTTGA